CCCGATGAGTCCCGCCATCAGCTGCGTGGCCGCCGCGGCCGGATCCGGCGAGTCAACGATCGCCCGCACGACGACCACCCTGTCCGCACCGGCGGCCGCGACCTGGCGGACGTTCATCGGGCTTATCCCGCCGATCGCGAACCACGGGAAGGTCACCGTCCGTGCGGCCATTTCAATCAGGTCCAGCCCCACCGCCGGGCGTCCCGGCTTCGTGGGGGTCTCGTGGACCGGCCCCACCGCGATGTAGTCGACGACTCCCCGCTCGTGCAGCGCGGCAGCGTCGGCTATCTGGTCCGGAAAGTGCGTGGACAGCCCGACGATCACATCGGGGCCGACGATGTCCCGGACGGCCTCAGGCGGCAGGTCGTCCTGTCCCACATGCACGCCGTCGGCCCCCAGGATCTTCGCCACGTCCGGACGGTCGTTGACGACGAACGGAACGTCCAACCGCTCGCATGCTTCCAGCCACAGCGCGCCGGTTCTCAGGATGGCCTTCGCGTCGCCTTCCTTGTCCCGCAGCTGCACGATCCCCACGCCGGCGGCCACCACCTCGGCAAGGTCGGTGAACCCCGGCCCGGCGACCAAGTACAGCCGCGCCCGATTCAGCGCCGCGCGCCGTTCGTCCGGCCTCATCCGCCCTGCACCGGACGCACGACCTCCAGGGCGTCCCCAGGCTCCAGCCGCACCGTGTCGAAGTCCGACCTCGCCACGGGCTGCCCGTTTCGCTCAACGACCACCCACCGGGAGCCGAGCCCGAGCATCTCGATCAGCCGGTGCACGGTGCAGCCCTCGGGCACGTCGATCGGCTTTCCGTTCGCGCTCACCACCATCGCCGCGACCGTATCACCGGGGGCCGGGGACGAGGCTTGGATATTGTCGCTCGATATGGACCGGAGCCTGACCGCCACCGTCGACTGCTGCGGCGAGCGCCACCGCATCGTCTGGGAGGGCGGAAGGCTGTCGTTTCCCGACCACGACCTGGGAGCCGAGGACGTCGTGGGCAGCCTGGGCGGACATCCCCCAACCTGCCCCGCGGTACGCAGTGCAGCTGCGGCCCTGGCCGCTTCGGACTTCAGCGACTCCAACGGGCGGGAGCTTCTGATGGATTACCGAAGCCCCTCCCAAAGCGCGATGGAGAAGGGCATGGACGCGTTGTTCGCCTCCGGGCGCCTGGGCCCGCTGGTCAAGAAAGTCGAGCTAACCCTGGAACCGCAGGATCCGCTGAGGGTGGCTTCGGTCGGGGTTCTCGCCCAGCTCGAGCTGCGCCGGGCGATCGCGTCGATACCAGAGCCCATGAGGACGGCAGTAAGGATCCAGGCGGCCCAAAAGCACTTTCGGCGCCAGGTTTCGACTGCGGACCTGCTGCTGAAGGATCAGGTGGGCGCAGCCTTCACGGCCGCAGCACCCGGCCCCCTGACGGTGGACTGCTTCCTGATCGACGCA
This window of the Actinomycetota bacterium genome carries:
- the thiS gene encoding sulfur carrier protein ThiS, with translation MVVSANGKPIDVPEGCTVHRLIEMLGLGSRWVVVERNGQPVARSDFDTVRLEPGDALEVVRPVQGG
- the thiE gene encoding thiamine phosphate synthase; amino-acid sequence: MRPDERRAALNRARLYLVAGPGFTDLAEVVAAGVGIVQLRDKEGDAKAILRTGALWLEACERLDVPFVVNDRPDVAKILGADGVHVGQDDLPPEAVRDIVGPDVIVGLSTHFPDQIADAAALHERGVVDYIAVGPVHETPTKPGRPAVGLDLIEMAARTVTFPWFAIGGISPMNVRQVAAAGADRVVVVRAIVDSPDPAAAATQLMAGLIG